The sequence below is a genomic window from Haloferax mediterranei ATCC 33500.
TTCCAGATACCCGGACTCGGGCTGTTGAGCTACAAAGCTATCGTCCAACAGGACACGGCGCTCGTCATGGCGACGACGCTCATTCCGGTGTTCATCGCAATCATCGGGAACCTGCTACAGGACATCGCCTACACCGTGTTGGACCCGCGCATCGACTACGGAGGTCGGTGATGGCGGCCGACACCCCTCCCGGTTCGACTTCGGCCACTGGTTCGGCCTCGACCGACCGATTCGAAGACGTTGACTGGGACGAACTCGGCGGACTGGGGCTCCCGCGACGGACGCGCTACCTCGTCGTGAGCGCGCTGGTCTACACCGCGGCCGTCGGATACGACGTGTTTCTCACCGAGGATGCACTCATCTCGGGGACGAACTGGTTGTTCCTCTTGACGCTCCTCGCGGGGACGTTCTTCGTGGCGTGGCCGCTCGCGGAGAACAAACGACTCACGGCCTACTACTGGCGGCGATTCAAGAAGAACCGCGCCGCTGTGGTGAGTGCCCTGTATCTCCTCGTGGTGTTCGTTCTCGGGACATTTGGGCCATTGTTCATCGCAAAGCCCGAACTGAACGTTCTTGCGGCGTACCAACCGCCGATGTTCCTCGGCGTCGACTCCAGTGTTCCCTCCACGTGCGTCGGGACCGTCGCCGACGGCGTGTGCCAAGGAACCTGGAAATACCCACTTGGAACGACGAGCGACGGCAAAGGAATCGCGAGACTCGTCGTCTTCGGCATGCGCGTGAGTATGCAGGTCGGTCTCATCACGATGCTCATCGTCATCAGCATCGGAACCGTCGTCGGTACGTCAGCAGCGTACTTCGGCGACCTCGTCGACGAACTTCTGATGCGCTATGTCGACATTCAGCAGACCTTCCCGACGTTCTTCCTGTTCCTCATCGTGACCTACCTGTTCAAACCGAGCCTCTTCTTGCTCATCACGATATTCGGGTTCCTCGGGTGGGGCGGTATCGCCCGTCTCGTCCGGTCTGAGGCGCTTCAACGCCGCGAAGAGGAGTACATCCGTGCTGCGGAGAACGCCGGAGCGTCGGACGGGTGGATTATCCGCCGACATCTCATGCCGAACGTGTCGAACACGGTTATCACGGCGGCGACGCTGCTAATTCCGTCGTTCATCCTCTTCGAAGCGACGTTCGCGTTCCTCGGGCTGACGGACCCCGCGACGCCGTCGTGGGGACAGGTCATCGCGTCGGGCCGTGGCGACCTCGACAGCGCGTGGTGGATTGCCACCATCCCCGGCGTCTTCCTGTTCTGTACCGTCCTGGCGTTCAACTTCGTCGGCGACGCACTGCGTGATGCGCTCGACCCGCGTTCGGAGGGAGACGCATGATCGACCCGCTTCTCTCTGTCCGCGACCTTCACGTCCAGTTCCGAACCGACGAGGGGGTCGTTCGGGCTGTCGATGGTATCTCGTTCGACGTCGCTCCCGGCGAAACGGTCTGTGTCGTCGGGGAATCCGGTTCCGGCAAGACCGTGGCCTGCGAGTCGATTACGAAACTCATCCCGATGCCACCCGGCGAAATCGCCGGCGGCGAGGTCGTCTTCGACGGCGAAGACCTCACGGATGCGACCGAAAAACAACTGCAGTCGATTCGGGGCGACCGCATCGCGCACATCTTCCAAGACCCGCAGGGGGCGCTCAACCCGGTCTACCCGGTCGGCGCGCAAATCGTCGAGGCGGTTCGACTCCACAGCGACGTGTCGAAGGAGGCCGCGCGCGACCGCGCAATCGACCTCCTCGACCGCGTCGGCATCCCGGAGGCGACGAACCGCGTCGACGACTACCCACACGAGTTCTCCGGCGGTATGAAACAGCGAGTCGTCATCGCCATGGCGCTCGCGGCCGACCCGGACCTGCTCATCGCCGACGAACCGACGACGGCACTCGACGTGACTATCCAGTCGCAGATTCTCAGCCTCCTGCGCGACCTGCAAGCTGAGTTCGGCATGAGCATCATCTTCGTCACGCACAACCTCGGCGTCGTCGCCGAAATCGCCGACCGCGTCGTCGTCATGTACGCGGGGAAGGTGATGGAGACCGGAAGCGTCCACGACGTGTTCGAGCGACCCTCACACCCGTACACGAAGGCGCTTCTCGAATGCCTCCCGGGAGTCGGTCACTCGATGGAACCCATCGGCGGAACGCTTCCGGACCTGACTGCGCCACCGGAGGGATGTCGATTCAATCCACGGTGTCCGTACGCGACGGACGACTGTCGAAGCGGGGACCACCCGGAACTTCTCGAAGCGGCACCCGACCACCGTGCGGCGTGTGTCTACTACGGTCCCGGCTACGACGCGTCGGTCATTCGCGGCGAGAGCGACTCGGAGGCACGCGCCACCGATGGCGGCCACAGCGGTTCCGACGCAACCGGCGGTGATGCACGATGAGTTCCGACCCACTACTTTCGGTTCGAAACCTGAAGAAACACTACCCGATCACTGAAGGCGTCCTCAAGAAGGAAGTCGGTCGCGTGCGGGCGGTCGACGGTATCTCGTTCGAGGTCGAACGCGGCGAGACGCTCGGACTCGTCGGGGAGTCGGGGTGCGGAAAGTCGACGGCTGCGACGTCGCTTCTCCGACTGGAAGAGCCGACTGACGGCGAGGTCGTCTTCGACGGCGCGGACATCACAGCGCACGGCGACGCCGAACTCAAGGCGTTCCGTCGCCGGGCGCAGATGATGTTTCAGGACCCGTCGTCGAGTTTCGGCCCCCGGATGAGCGTCGGCGAATCCGTCGCCGAACCGCTCGCCATCCACGGGATGCGCGACCGAAAACGACGGCGACGCATCGTGGAAAACCTGCTGGAGCGCGTTGGGCTGTCAGCAGCCGCTTTCGACCGCTACCCGCACGAGTTCTCCGGTGGGCAGAAACAACGAATCGCACTCGCGCGGGCGCTGGTCCTCAACCCGGAACTCATCGTCGCCGACGAACCGGTGTCGGCGCTCGACGTGTCCATCCAGGCCGAAATCATCTCGCTGATGCGCGACTTACAGGCCGAGTTCGGCCTCGCTATCGTGTTTATCAGCCACGACCTCGGCGTCGTCCGCGAAGTCTGTGACCGCGTCGCCGTCATGTATCTCGGCGAAATCGTCGAGATAGCCGATACGGAGACGCTCTTCGACGACCCACAGCACCCCTACACGAAGGCGCTTCTCTCGTCGATTCCGACGCCGGACCCCTCGCGCCGAAACGAGGGTATCGAACTCACCGGTGACGTTCCTAGTCCGTCGAACCCGCCATCCGGGTGCCGGTTCCACACTCGCTGTCCGGTGGTTATCCAACCGGACGAATTTAGCCTCGAACAGTCGGAGTGGCGGCACGTACTCGACCTCCGGCTCCGCGTCGAGCGCGGTATCGATGTCCAGGACGTTCGCGAGTTCCTCGTCGCCGAGGGCGAAGCGGATGCGCCCGAGGATGTCCCGGGTGACGCAGTCGCGCGCGAACTCCGCCGGGAGTTCGACGTTCCACAGACGCTTTCGGACCCGAACGCGGAAACGATTCTCTCGAACGCGATTTCGGACCTCACCGACGGTGAACACGACGCGGCCCGGCGAACCCTCAACGAGTCGTTCACAACCGTCTGCGAGCGCGACCATCCCGAATTGGAGGCAACCGGAGT
It includes:
- a CDS encoding ABC transporter permease; protein product: MAADTPPGSTSATGSASTDRFEDVDWDELGGLGLPRRTRYLVVSALVYTAAVGYDVFLTEDALISGTNWLFLLTLLAGTFFVAWPLAENKRLTAYYWRRFKKNRAAVVSALYLLVVFVLGTFGPLFIAKPELNVLAAYQPPMFLGVDSSVPSTCVGTVADGVCQGTWKYPLGTTSDGKGIARLVVFGMRVSMQVGLITMLIVISIGTVVGTSAAYFGDLVDELLMRYVDIQQTFPTFFLFLIVTYLFKPSLFLLITIFGFLGWGGIARLVRSEALQRREEEYIRAAENAGASDGWIIRRHLMPNVSNTVITAATLLIPSFILFEATFAFLGLTDPATPSWGQVIASGRGDLDSAWWIATIPGVFLFCTVLAFNFVGDALRDALDPRSEGDA
- a CDS encoding ABC transporter ATP-binding protein, which gives rise to MIDPLLSVRDLHVQFRTDEGVVRAVDGISFDVAPGETVCVVGESGSGKTVACESITKLIPMPPGEIAGGEVVFDGEDLTDATEKQLQSIRGDRIAHIFQDPQGALNPVYPVGAQIVEAVRLHSDVSKEAARDRAIDLLDRVGIPEATNRVDDYPHEFSGGMKQRVVIAMALAADPDLLIADEPTTALDVTIQSQILSLLRDLQAEFGMSIIFVTHNLGVVAEIADRVVVMYAGKVMETGSVHDVFERPSHPYTKALLECLPGVGHSMEPIGGTLPDLTAPPEGCRFNPRCPYATDDCRSGDHPELLEAAPDHRAACVYYGPGYDASVIRGESDSEARATDGGHSGSDATGGDAR
- a CDS encoding ABC transporter ATP-binding protein, producing MSSDPLLSVRNLKKHYPITEGVLKKEVGRVRAVDGISFEVERGETLGLVGESGCGKSTAATSLLRLEEPTDGEVVFDGADITAHGDAELKAFRRRAQMMFQDPSSSFGPRMSVGESVAEPLAIHGMRDRKRRRRIVENLLERVGLSAAAFDRYPHEFSGGQKQRIALARALVLNPELIVADEPVSALDVSIQAEIISLMRDLQAEFGLAIVFISHDLGVVREVCDRVAVMYLGEIVEIADTETLFDDPQHPYTKALLSSIPTPDPSRRNEGIELTGDVPSPSNPPSGCRFHTRCPVVIQPDEFSLEQSEWRHVLDLRLRVERGIDVQDVREFLVAEGEADAPEDVPGDAVARELRREFDVPQTLSDPNAETILSNAISDLTDGEHDAARRTLNESFTTVCERDHPELEATGVGTTAACLRVGNDRQVDPPTPD